CCTTGTAGAAAGTCTGCGTCAAGAATGGTGGAATTTTTTTTCcactaattttttttctctttttgtctTTGTTATACACCTACCTACCACTAACCAAGATGAAAGCTTCTCAGAGAAATGGGACCTAAGAGGCCAACTGAAACTTAAATAAATCGTGAAGGTGGAACAACACCTTTATAATAAATGGCAATTATTGGCATTAATAATCTCATGACTCTTATCAGTGTTGCATTATATTCGTTTGATGTGGATTTGCGCATATCTCTAGACCAGAGGCACTATACCACCAACTATGGAGCAGTACCAgtaccaaataaaaataaaaaaacatctcGCGACCTCGTCAAGAAAGGAGGGAATTCGGTAGGCAGATTTGATTAATGAATAATGATTTCCATTGCGAACACCTTATAAATAACTGGCATTTGAGTTGCATCTTCGTACACCAAAACCAGCTTACAAAGAAGATTACATACAATTCTAGCGTCTAGTCTTATTCTTGTAAGGTTGGTTTTTAAACTTCAAACGGGTAGAGAAATGGTGAGGACCGAGTATTTGGCAATGAAAACTGATCAAATTGCAGCTGAAGCACTTAATTCTGATATGAAAGAACTTGGGATAGTAGCAAAGAAGCTTGCTAGCCATGCAATGAAATTGGGAGGACTAGCTATTGGAACTGCCGTCCTGCAATGGGTTGCTGTTGCTGCCGCTGTGTAAGTTTTCTTCCATCATATATTTTTTTCACTTAGTTGCTGGGCTAACTGCAGCCACTTCCCAATTTCAAAATGTTCAGACAAAATCCAATATGTATCATCTAATTTGTTTCTTAATTGTATAATCTGCGCAGCTTTTTGATGGTTTCGGCCGAAACAAAGTACAAGCCGAATATCCTGACTGCGCTTCTAGTGCCTTATATTTTCTTCACTCTTCCTTCAACATTGTTTATCATTCTAAGGTAATTGATCAGCATGCATAACTCGTTTGCCGTTCATTACTGTTTCGGTTGCATTTTATTGTTTCCTTCCATATAATACCAATTGAAATCTGAACCGAAACATTTCTCTTCTGATGCAGCGGAGAAATTTCAAAAGGAATCTCTCTACTTTCGGTCTTGTTGCAACTATTTTTCCCACAACACGTTCCAAGTATGTGATTTACCGTTTAACCAAGTGTGTGACTGAAACTTGAGCTGCTGGTGGTTCTTGGTGACTAACGGTTGTTATTGTGGTTTTGCAGATTGGCCTGGTAAGATTGGATCAACATTTCTTGTACTAGCGCTCGCTCCTCATATAATTGGTGAATCTTTAAGAGGAAATTGGATTGGTGATCTCATCTCTATTGTCATCGCCTGTTACCATTTGCAAGAACATATTAGGAAATCTGGCGGGTTCAAACAGTCATTCACCACACTCATTGGTTTGGCTCATATAAGTGGAATCATTCTAATGATTGTTTATCCTATTTGGTCTCTTGTGCTACATTTCAACTAGAGCTTCATTCCTCTCTTTATCTTCAGCAACAACAGCTTGTTGTTTAAATTTCTGTTAAATTTTTTTGTGTAATTAAAATATTATCATGTACTTGCTCCATTTCATAAGATCAATGGGGCTGCTATTTTGCTTCAATACAAAATAAACTTTTAATCCTGCAGGTTCTACAATTTCTATTTTGCAACCTTTTGTAGCTTAATGTACGTGAGTCTGTCTCCTAGTTAGTAAGCATTTCTCCAGGGAGTTAACCAATTATTCACGAACGAAGAAATTGAAATGCCCCACATATGTTTTAAAGATCCATTCTTGTTTTCAGGATTTGGTGAGATCACTTGCAATGGCATTTTGCATCTCTTCGTCACTTTTCTTCGTGCACTCAAGATCCATGCTTGTTTCCAGGATTTTGTGATATCACTGCATTTGCATTTTGTATCTCTTCATTACTTTTCTTCGT
This is a stretch of genomic DNA from Papaver somniferum cultivar HN1 chromosome 1, ASM357369v1, whole genome shotgun sequence. It encodes these proteins:
- the LOC113331351 gene encoding cold-regulated 413 plasma membrane protein 2-like, which produces MVRTEYLAMKTDQIAAEALNSDMKELGIVAKKLASHAMKLGGLAIGTAVLQWVAVAAAVFLMVSAETKYKPNILTALLVPYIFFTLPSTLFIILSGEISKGISLLSVLLQLFFPQHVPNWPGKIGSTFLVLALAPHIIGESLRGNWIGDLISIVIACYHLQEHIRKSGGFKQSFTTLIGLAHISGIILMIVYPIWSLVLHFN